TGAATAATAACGTGCCAAAGCCGTTGATGAAAATCATCGGGAGGCCGATTACCTGGACGAGCTCCCACGCCCGTTCAAATGGCTTGGCCGTTGCCAGGATGATGACCATTTGGATCGCTTCCAGGGCCATGCAAATCGGGAGGGCAAACCAAGGCGTGATCAGCCCATGCTTTTGCCGCCTTTTTCCTAAAAACCCCGATAAGACGCCAGCCAAAATCGCCGCGACGGCACAAGCCCCTGCTGTAAAACCGCCGAGAGTGTAGCGATGCAGCCCTGCAATCAAACCGACCCCCAAACCGACGAATGGCCCCCCAAGCAGGCCGCCGATGGCGACACCCATGATCCTTGTGTTGGCAATCGCATTATCGGGAGCGATTTCGGCATGCCAATTCCCTAGCGGCATCTCATGATTCCCGATTTCGATCCCGGTATAATTACTAATGATGCCGAATATTCCAAAAAGGATGATGAGCATGATCTTCTTTGACATTTGATGCTCATGACCGATCATTTGCCGAAACGGCTTCATATAAGAAAGCAGGAACGCCGCAATCACGATGATCCCGACCTTTTCAAACAGCGACGGTAATAAATGAACCAACTCATTCACCCCATTTATGAGTTTTCATTCATCTTACAACAGCTTTGAAATCTTTGTCGAATTTTGTTTTTACGTCCAGCGCAACAATCTTTGGGAGAGCGTACCATTTCTGGAACTTAACGGATCATTTCAGGAACCCATCAGATTGAAAAAAACACGTATAGTGGAGTCACCAAAGCTAGTTCTTAATAGGAGTAATCATGAATAGTAGGGTCCTGACATTTTATGCGCTGGGGGGAATATCATTATTTGGTGCAGCATTATTTCCGATTGGATACGTAGAATCTTTCAACCTATTCATTTCTTTGTTTGCAATGGGCATAGCCTTGATTTTGATCGCTCATTTCCATAAAGGATGATTGATTATTAATGAAAAAATCAACCAAATATATGGCCCTATTTCTCTGGGTCATGTTTCTATATTTCTATGATATGGTTATGACGAAAGGTTTTTTTATTTTCATTGTAGGAATTCCAGTGCAAAAATTTAGAGTCATTCACGCGACATAGGTAAAGGGCATGAATCCACACTGAACCCATGCCCGAACGTTGTTTATTCGTTTAGCTTCTTCCGCATATCCGCCGCGACATTCCTTAATGCCTTCTTCGATCCCCGCTCCAGGTCATGGTTCAGCTTCCTTTCTTCGTAGCTGACGAATAGGGAGTTCAGATCATAGCCTTCCGGATATAAGTCGATGGCTTTTATTTCAAGCTCCAGCCTATTGGCATGAACTTCCTTGAAGGAATCTTCGAAAAGGACGACGACATTATTAAAGGAATTCTTCTTTTTATAGACGATCGCATATCCGTCAAGTCCGCTTACCTTCACCTTGTCACCGACTGCAAATTCAGGCAAGGCTTTTTTTGGAGGAAGCTCTGCTTTCGTTTTTTTGATTTTCCCTTCCTGGACACGTTCCAAGTCATAGTCTTTATTGTTTATATAGTGTTTTGCCTTTTGCAACACCTGCTGGCGTACGTCCATTTTTTTCGCGATCCACAGGGCATTGCTTTCGCCGGATTGGCCGATCAGCAGCTTATACCTCGGCTCCAATGTTTCACTGTTAAATTGCATCGCCGCATTCATGAAGTCGCTGTGAATTTCGGAATAGCGTTTGATTTCACCGTAATGGGTCGTGGCAACGGTGATGCATCCCTTTTGATAAAATTCCTCCAGGATCGCGATCGCTAAAGCGGCGCCTTCATTCGGTTCCGTTCCGCTGCCGATTTCATCGAACAGCAGCAGCGAGTTGTTGGTTACAGCGAGCAGGATTTCCGAAATGTTTTTCATATGCGACGAAAACGTACTCAGCGCATTTTCCAGGCTTTGATTATCGCCAATGTCGACAAATACGTGATCGAAGACGGCCAGCTCCGTCCCCTCTTTGCCGGCAATATGAAGCCCAGACATCGCGGCCAGCGTAAGGATGCCGATCGTTTTCAGGACGACCGTCTTTCCTCCGGCGTTTGGTCCCGTGATGATCAAGCTGCGATAATCCTGGCCGATTTCGAAATCCAATGGTACACTGTCTGCGGGCAAAAGCGGATGCTTGCAGCCGGCTAATCGGATATACCCATGATCATTGATTTTCGGTTCGATTCCGTCCATGCTTTTACTGAATTTGGCTTTTGCGAAGATCATGTCATACTGGCTGATGAGTTCGACATTGATTTTGATCGGCTTTAGCTGTTCGAAAACCATGCCTGATAACGTCGCCAATAGCTGATACTCCTCCATCGCTTCCTCCGCTTTGAAGCTGGCCAGTTCTGCATTCAATTTCGTTACGGCGGCAGGCTCGATGAACACGGTGGCACCCTTTGCGGATACCTCCACGATCGTTCCGGCCACCTGGTTTTTATAAGAGGATTTGATTGGTATGGTATAGCGATCATCTTTTTTGCTGATGAAGAATTCCTGAATGAACGCTTTATTGGTACCGCTCTTCAAGAACTTATTCAAACGCTCCTCGATTTTACCTTCCGTTTTGCCGATTTGGTTCCGAATCCGCTTCAACTCCCTGCTGGCTTCCGAAGCAACGGCATTTCCTTTTATTGTGAATTGGATTTCCTCCTCCAAGGTCCTGAGTTCTGTCATCGAATGCGCGTAAGAGTGCAATGTTGGAGCAAAAAACGCTTTATCGGTCATGAATGTCTTGATATTCCGGCAGCCCCTTAAGAAGTCGGCGATCGCCACAAGCTCACTTGGCTCCAAGATCATTCCCTTTTCGAGCTTTTCGATATGGAAGCCAATATGGGAGATGCCCTTCAAGGGAATATGGCTTTCCGCATTCAATAAATCCCTTGCTTCCGTCGTCTCGTTCAAACGGTTCTTGACCACATTCAATATGCCGCTTGGCTGCAGCCGATCCAATAATTCCTTCCCTAAGCCGCTTACACAATGGCTTTTCACCATGTCCTTCAGTTGGATATATTGTAGTTTTTCATAAGTCATCGTATTCATAGCATGATCCTCCTTGAATGAGTGTGTGTGATTCTCTCCTTAAATCCAAAAAAATGCCCGCAAAAGTCCCCCTACCTTTACAAATGAACAAGCCATTTGAGTAGAAAGCTCCTGCGGGCACGGCCTTATAAAGACCTAAAATCGAAAACAAAATAGGCAGGTCAAAGAAACCTGATAGACAACAAAAAAGCATGATAGGACAAACCCCACCATACTTTTTCGCCGTAACACCTACATGTTACACGAATTATGGAAAAGGAAGCAGTCTTAAGGTAGGTATCCACAATGCAGGAATGCACCGTGAAAAAAGGCAAACTTAATCCACTGACTGATCAGTGACTAAATACCTTATTCAACTAAATTAGTTGATACCTACTCCCGACATAAAACACCACACCTTTTCTTAGAATTGGAATTAATATACCATATGAGCAAGAAAGAGTCAATTCGTTTTTTCCGTTTTCTACTCGCAGCCAAGCCCTTTTTCTTGCCGGGATTTTGCTTTACCAATAAAGGAATTAAAACTCTTTTACCTTTGTTCACCTTATTGTGTTAAATGATGGTTCATTAAGGAGTTACTATCTTCTCATTTAACTTCTAATACGTTTCACTTAGATGATAGGCTAGGAGCAGCTTAAGCCAAACATTAGAATCGTTTAGATCAACTGCAAGAGCGTCCTCGATTTTTCTTATTCGATGATAGAGTGTATTTTGGTGAATATGAAGACGTTCTGCCGTATCGGATATAGATCGATTAGCAGCAATGTATGATTTCAGTGTCAATTCCAGATCACTCGACTTAGCCTTGGGAGATTGGAGCGGTGCAAACACCTCTTGAATGAACTGTTCGATATCCTCGGTCTGTTGATTTAGAAATAATCGGTTAATGCCAATACTTTGATAACTGATTACGCCAGGAGTACCGCGACTTAAGAGATAAGCTAACGACTTATTCGCTTCTTCAGAGCTTCTGGCAACATGCTCTAAACCTGTGTAAGGTCTGCCTATACCTCCCCTAAGGATTGGGACATCCTTATTTGTCCATAACGTTACCACTTTGTTCAATTTTTCGATCAACACTTCCTGTAGGGACTCGGTACTAGCGTTCATGATGATCGTCACTTTGTCATGAAAACCGAATAAAAGGTAATCTAAAGACCCCAGCTCTTTATGCAGAGCGGCAATGAGCATTCTCTGGTGTGTTTCCCTTTTCTTGTGGACTTGTGCCTTCCCACTAAGTTGCAATACTGTAACGAAGAGTGGGATGTCTGGAGAAAGACCAAAATCCCGTGATTTAGAAGCAAGCTGATTGGGCTCCCTATATTGGAGAAGTTCATTAAAAAATTCATAGCATTGTTTATAGTACATATCCGTCATTGAATAGGTATTGACCATTTTTAATGCAACTAAAGCACTGCCCTGCTCCAACACTACAGTATCAAGGGGGAGGAGCGATCGGTGAAGCTCGACGACAAAGTAACCGATTGGAACTCCATCATTCACAATCGGATACAAATGAATGGATGTTTCGTTAGTAGTAACTGTCAATGCTTCCACACATTCTTCCCATTTTTTCAGAAAATCCGTATCCATTAGCTTCCTTGAAAGAGGCGTGTAATGGGGATACCACTCATTTTTAGTCAGATCAAACAGAGAAACAGGAAGGTTTGTCATCTGTTCAACGGTTTTAGCAACCATTATCAAATCAGAATCCTTAAAAGAGAGTCTAGTAAAAACATCATGAATATGGTTCCGTTTAACCAAATAATCGTTTGTTTCCCTTAAATCCGAGAAAAGTCTCGCATTGGTAATGGCAATCGCTGCCTGATCGGCAAAACCCTGCAACCTTCTTAAATCATCGGTAGTCAGCTTTTGCTTTTTATTATTCTGGTGGACAATCATCACGCCAAGCTTAGCTTTGTTCATCCTGACAGGAACAGCCATCACCATTAGGTTGGGATTTTCCTCTGTATGTTCCATTGAAACCATTAAACTTTTCATGTTGTTAGCCTGAATATTAGATATAGCTGCAAATGCTTGTTCCCTATTGTAGATACGGCCGATCCCGCCTTGGAATACCTTCCCTCCAACACCTTCCCCTATATTGGTCTTGAAGTCATAGATGGAAGCTCCCATTCCAATGCTTGCTTTAGGGACAAGCTTTTGTGTTTCAGCGTCATAAAGCATTAAAAATCCACTGTCTACGGCTGGAATGGCAATCAATGCATTTTCCATGATGTTGTGTAACAGTTCATTCAACTCAAGCATGGATGTCAGTGAATGCAAGCCTTCGAGCCATGCATCGTTCTCTTGCCAATGCCGCTTGATTGTTTGTTCAAGCAGCATATAACGGACTTGTAACACAAAATGCTCGGACTCCAATTCAGTTAACGTCCTACCAGAATGAATACACGCACGAACTGAAGTTGGATCAGGAGCTTCCGTTACAAACAAAAATAGTTGGTTACCGGTATGAGCATGGTAGCAAGTAACATAATCATTACTTTCTATGCATGATGAATTCGGCCATGCATCTTCATTTGAAAAAGGGTTTTTATCATTATCGGTTAGGGGCTCCCCACACAGGTGGACCCAATCCTCCGTGGAATCCAAGATCCAAACATGGTATGTTAAGGTGCCATCAGATCGGCACATTAAACTTCCTCGTTGTTCCATAGCGTTCCCCCTTACCCCACTCTTTTGTTATTAATTGTACAATTCTCCATACATTATCTTACACATTGTAGAGATTTACAATTGAATTCTGAATACATTGTTTATTCTGACAATGACAACCATCAGTCAGTTTTATTAATATTTAACTTGTAATCATTAAAAAGGGAGGTTTTATATGGGGGCCAATCTCAATTCTTCAAAAAACAAAATGATTTTATTAGTTCTCTATTTCGGCTGGATTGTATCGTATATTGACAGAACTGTTGTAAGTCTTTCCATATTAAAAATCGGAGAAGATTTATCACTTGATGCGTCAAAATTGGGGATTGTATTAAGTGCCTTCTTCATGGGCTATGCGATCATGCAAATTCCAGGCGGCTGGCTCGCAGACCGTTTTGGATCAAGAAAGGTCATCGTTATAGCTGTTTTGTTCTGGTCCGCATTTACTGCCTTGACTGGACTTGCCTGGTCCCTCACTTCGCTACTTCTCATTCGTTTTCTGTTCGGGATCGGGGAAGGAGGATATCCTTCAGCAAGTACTAAAGCCATATCCGATTATTTTCCGGCTGATAAAAGGACGAAAGCCCAATCCACAATGATGTCCTCAAATGCACTTGGCGGGGCTCTTGCACCGATTATCTGTGCTCCTCTACTTGTATGGCTAGGGTGGCGTCATGTATTTTGGGTGATCTCCCTATTAGGTATAATCTTTGTAATCTGGTTCCTCCTATCCACAAGACAAGCAGGTGGATACTCCAATTCCTTGGATAAAGCACATAAGCCTAAGCGGGAAGAGTATAAGCAGCTACTTTTAAATACTTACTTATGGAAGGTTCTTCTAGTTTTCTTTTTTATTAATATAACAAGCTGGGGTCTCTCTTCATGGATGCCTTCATACTTGATGCAGGTTCTTGGAATCAATCTTAAATCAATTGGAATAATCAGTGCCATCCCCGCCTTGTTCTTGGCAGCAGGCATGATCATTAGCGGTCGAATCATTAATAAGATTGGATCTAATGCAAAGTATGGAGTCATCACGGGAATCTTCATTATGGGTATCTCACTTTATCTGATGACGCTTTCCACCAGCATTACCCAAGTGATTATATACCAGTGCATGGCTTTTACCTTTATGGCATTTGTCATGAGCTTTATCTTCACGTTGCCCCACCGGGTTATGGAACAGAAGGTAGTGGGTACCGCATTCGGTATATTAAATTTCGGAGGTCAAGCTGCAGGAATTTTTTCCCCGATGATCATGGGTGCTCTTATCTCTTCGTCAGGGGGATCTTACAAAAGTGCGTTCTTATTCTTAACTGCATGCTGCTTAATCGCTGGTGTCATTGCCTGTTTTTTACCATCAGCTAAAAGAAATCAAGAGGTTACGGATGCAACTGTAAAAACAGTTGGTTGAAGGACCTTTTGCCGTTAATCACAATACAAACGAGAGGTGTGATAAGAATGGGGAAGTCGAAGATTACAAAATGGATTGATGAAAACGAGGCCAAATTCACAGGCATGGCCAAACGGATTTGGGACCAGCCTGAAGTAGGGTATACGGAAACCTTTGCATCTACCTTGCAAATCAAGACGTTAAAAGAAGCGGGGTTTACGATTACTTCCGGGATAGGTGATGTGCCGACTGCATTTGTAGCAGAATATGGAAAAGAAAAACCAGTCATAGGTATTCTTGGGGAATTTGATGCCCTGCCAGGATTATCCCAAAAAGCCACTCCAAAATATGAACCGGTAGTTCAGCATGGACCAGGACATGGTTGTGGGCACAACTTGCTCGGAACAGCAGGGGTAGAAGCTGTGATTTCGCTTAAGGAAAGAATTGATGCGGAAATGCTGCCGGGTACCATTCGATATTATGGCTGTCCCGCTGAAGAACTGCTCTCTGGAAAAACATTCATGGCGAGGGTTGGCATTTTCGATGATTTAGACTGCGCCCTTACTTGGCATCCGGGAACGTCCAATATGACCGCCAATTTTCGTTCTCAGGCATTGACCGCAATCGAATTTCATTTTTCCGGAAGAACTTCCCATGCTGGGGCGGCTCCGCATCTTGGACGCAGTGCACTGGACGCAGTCGAGTTAATGAATGTAGGAGCTAACTATTTACGGGAGCATGTGCCAGATGGTTCCCGAATCCACTATCAGATTACAAACGGAGGGATGGCACCGAATATCGTGCCAGATACAGCTAGCGTTTATTATTTCTTGCGCAGTGCAGACCGTAGGCAGGTGGAAGAATTGAAAGAACGATTGATAAAAGTGGCGCAAGGGGCAGCTATGATGACAGAAACGTCGGTACTCTGGGAAATCAAATCTGGGTGCTACGATACATTGCCTAATCGAACGTTAAATGAGCTCATGTATATGCAAGCGGAAGCAGCAGGATCAATGGTTTTTTCCCAAGAAGAAGAGAAATTCTCTGAAGAATTGTGCCAAACGGTTGATCCATCCGTGTTGGCCGCGGCTAAGCAGCAAGTCATAAGTGATGTTAACAAGTTACTCGATACAGGTTTCCATCACAACAGTAAGCATTTCGATATCACCATGGGCGGATCAACGGATGTAGGCGATGTCTCTTGGATCACGCCGGTCGGACAAATCATGACCACCTGCGCACCGCTTGGAATTCAGTTCCATACCTGGCAGGCTACGGCCTCATTTGGTTCATCGATCGGAATGAAGGGAATGCATTACGCAGCGAAAGTAATGGCGTTATCTGCATATGAATTGCTGCTAGATCAAAGTGGCATCCTTGAAAAAGCAAAAGCCGAGTTCATAGCAAGCACAAAAGGATTGACCTACAAATCTGGTATTCCATCTGATGTGAAACCACCTGTGCAAAATAGTGACGCTGTTCCGGTATCATCAACCTGAGTCATTTTTAACGTCACCTTTATATAGGTTTAGGGTACCTGACAGTATGAACTTTACGAGTAGCTTATATTACGAACCTTCGCTTCAATGGAGGAAAATTATAGAACCATTCAATCGAATATATTAAGAGCATGTTTTGATCAATTTTTTCAAAGCACGCTCTTTCTTTTGTTAGTTAATCAATGCTTTAGCATTCATTTTCTCATGCTGCTTGCGTAATTCCCTTCAATGTCTGAATATTTACTTTAAAATCCGGGTATGTTATCCTTATAGTATCATAAACTAAAAACAGCCCCATGCGCTAACATGAGGCTGACAACTAGCAAGAGTGGTTGGTCACAACTAACTTAATTAATCGTCAGAAGAAGAACCATTGCCATCTTGGGAGGATGAGTGGTTCTTTTTCCGTTTCTTGTCGAACATAGACAGGACTAGACTGGTTGCTACTGCAACCACTATCTCTTTACCCATATCTATCATTACGTTCAATAAGAAATGAATCATGAAGTCACCTCCTTCCCATCTATAATTAGATGGAAAAGTACGTGACCTACCACTCTATCCTCAGTTGTCCCTTTATCTTATCACACGTTTCCATTTTTTTGAAACCAAACACAACATTAAATAAGAAAAGGGGATCATCCATTGGATGATCCCCTTTTCGGTTTAAGCTTGTACGCTCAAAATGAGAGGGACTATTTTCCCTTCATTTACGTTGATCAATCCGTGGTCCGTTATTTTCAGGGCCGGGCTGACCGGGAGCGATAAGGTGCTTAATGACATGATGACATTGTAATGTTCGTAGCCTAATGATTTAAGTGCTTCCGTCAGCTGCTCGACCTGTTCCGATACGATGTCCATCGGTTCTTCGGAAAGGATTCCGCCCACGGGAAGATGGATCATCGAGAGGATTTGGCCGTCGTGGACGCAGCAGACGCCGCCTTGATTCCTGATGACTTCATTAGCGGCCATCACCATATCCTGCTTATTGCGGCCGATCACCAGGAGATTATGGTTATCATGTGAATAGGTCGTGGCAACCGCTCCCCGCTTCAGTACATCGCCGGTGATCAGGCCGTGCGCCCGGTTGCCGTTTTTCCCATACCGTTCGAAGGTGGCAATCAACCCGTAGGGGCTTTCTTCCCAACGTAATTCGCCATTCTCCATCGACAGCCAGTCATTCGTTTCACTTGTGAAGGTGGAACCATTCTTTACTTGAATGATCCGGCACTCCGCTTGTCCCTGCTCATCCGGGGCAGATAGGTTAAAATCGGTTTCGCTCAGTTCGGCAAGCTTCACACTTTCATAGAAGTGCTCTGGAAATTGCCTACCGCTCGCTTCCTGCACATAAGGCTGTGACGAATCATAAACGAGCTCCCCGTTTTTATACACCTGATCGATGTCAAAGCTTTGCAAGTCGGATATAAGAAGGAAATCAGCCACCTTACCAGGTGCAGCCGCACCGCGATCATGCATCCTCATCCGCTGTGCCGGTGTATACGTACAAGCATAAATCGCTTTTTCAGGTGACATGCCCATTTGGATCGCTTTCTTTAACAGGACATTCAGATGCCCCCTTTTTTGGAAAGAGTCGGTCATGACATCATCTGTAACAAAGCAGAAATGCTCATCCACCTGCTGGTTTATTAAGAAATCCATCACTTCTTCAGTCATCGATTTCTCTTGGATCTCGATGAACATTCCGGCAGCGATCCTCGCCTCCAAGCCTTCAACGGTCTGATGTGTATGATCTGAATTCACTCCGGCATGAATGATCTTTTGCAGATCCAAGTCGAGCAGTTTTGGAACGTGCCCTTCAATGATCAGATCTGGATAATGGGAACGGATGTGGGACAGGATCTTATTCGTTTTGCATTCCGGATCCGAGATGACCTCATAGTAATTCATGATCTCGCCAAGGCAAATGATGTCCTCGGTTTGCATCAATTGTTCCATGTCGGAAATTTCGATGGACCCCCCCGTCGTTTCCATCGAGGTTGCGGGAACGGAGCTCGGGATGGCATAAAACATATCCGCGACACACTCTTTACTCGCCTTGATCATTTCCTTCACGCCGGAAATCCCGAAGACATTGGCCATTTCGTGTGGTTCCGGCACAATTGTGGTCACGCCATTTTTGATGAGGCCATAGGAAAATGTGGCCGGTGTCACCATCGTGCTTTCAATGTGCAGATGGATATCGATCAGTCCAGGAACCAGATACCTTCCCTTTCCGTCGATGATAAGCTCGGAAGTGAAGGCATCCAGCTCGCTTTCGCCAATATAATGGAATGTGCCGTCCTTGATGGCCGCATTCCCTTTCATGAATCTTTTGAAATAACTGTTGAAAATGTTGATATCCTTTATAAGCATATCCATTCGCATAACTTTCCCCCCTAACCTAATCGACAAGCACCATCTGGTTTCTCGGCACTTCAAGAATGATCTCCTGACCCACGGAATAGGATTCCGTCATTTCCTTGTTGACGATGAAATCCCCGATCGGCGTTTCCACGACGTATTGATAGCTTCTTCCAAGATACGTGCTTACCTTGACTCGGCCGGGTAAGCTATTTTCCTGGACGGCTCCAGCGTCATCCTTTTCCCTGATCAAAAGATCGTCCGGTCTGATTGCGCCAGTTTTCCCAGCATGATTGGCCATCCGGGCGTCCTTATCCAATACGAAGGAGTGGCCGGATTTGTTCAATTCAATTTTACCTTCATGATCCGTCCTCTTATCGAAGTCGATGAAGTTCTTGAAGCCGATGAAGTCCGCGACGAATTTGGTTTCAGGATATTTGTAAATGGTGGCGGGATCACTAAGCTGCTCGATGACCCCTTTATTCATGATCGCCACTTGGTCGGAAATGGAGAAGCATTCTTCCTGGTCATGTGAAACATACACCGTCGTAATTCCTAATTCCTGCTGGATCCGGCGAATTTCCACCCTCATATTCACCCTTAAATTCGCATCAAGATTGCTCAACGGTTCATCGAATAAAAGGATATCAGGTTCGATCACCAGCGCCCTCGCAATCGCGACACGCTGCTTTTGCCCGCCGGAAAGCTCTTGCGGATACCGTTTTTCAAATCCTTTTAAATTTACGATTTCGAGCACATTCATTACTTTTTTTTCGATTTCAGCCTTCGAATTCTTTCTTAGGCGCAGTCCGAAGGCTATATTATCAAAAATCGACAAATGCGGGAATAAGGCATAGTTTTGGAACACAAAGCCAAAGTTCCGCTTGTTGACGGGAACCTTCGTATAATCCTTATCCTTGAATAAAAATTTCCCTTCGTTCGCCTGTAAAAAGCCGGCAATCAAACGCAGGGTCGTCGTTTTCCCACAGCCGCTCGGGCCAAGGAGGGAGACCAATTTCCCTTTTTCAATCTCAAGGGTGAAGTCCTTTAAAATATTCTGTTTGTTATAAGCTACAGATATATCTTGTAAAGTGAATAAAGCCATCGAAATTTACCTCCTTTATCGTTTTGTGAAATAAGACAAGCCCATGAGCCGTTCAACCATGAACATGAAGAATGCCGTTATGAACATGAGCAATACGGAAATGGCCGAGATGGTCGGATCAAAATAATTCTCTACATACGTCAGCATTTGGATCGGGAACGTGCTTACGCCAGGACCCGTCATATAAACGGAAATGTCCACATTATTGAAGGATTCCAAAAAGGCGATCATCACGGCTGCCAGGATTCCTGATTTGATATTCGGAAGGACGACCGTGAAGAATGTCCCCAGCTTACTAGCCCCAAGGCTCTCAGCCGCTTCTTCAATGGAAAAGTCGAAATTCGATAAGCTTGAAGAAATCACGCGGATGATGAACGGCAGCATGATGACTGTATGCCCGACGAACAGGGCCGCATGAATCGGAAGCTGATACGTGCCCACAATATAACGTAAAAATGCAAAGCCAAGCACGATGCCTGGAACTAAAATGGGTGAAACGAAAAACGCATTTATGACGGATTTCCCTTTAAAATCCACCCTGCTTAATGCATAAGCAGCCGGGACTCCCAGTAAAAGCGCCAATAGATTGCCTGCAAGCGAAACAAGAATGGACGTTTTGAAAGCGACTAAAAACATGTCCACCTTGAAGATATTTTCGTACCATCTTAAAGAAAACTCTTCTGGCGGGAACTTCAAAATATTTCCGCCCTCGAATGACGTAACGGATATGATCAGTAAAGGCCCTAGTAAAAAGAGAAACACCAGGAGAGTAAACAGGGCCAATCCTCGATTTTTTTCCTGCATAC
This genomic stretch from Peribacillus muralis harbors:
- a CDS encoding ABC transporter ATP-binding protein, which produces MALFTLQDISVAYNKQNILKDFTLEIEKGKLVSLLGPSGCGKTTTLRLIAGFLQANEGKFLFKDKDYTKVPVNKRNFGFVFQNYALFPHLSIFDNIAFGLRLRKNSKAEIEKKVMNVLEIVNLKGFEKRYPQELSGGQKQRVAIARALVIEPDILLFDEPLSNLDANLRVNMRVEIRRIQQELGITTVYVSHDQEECFSISDQVAIMNKGVIEQLSDPATIYKYPETKFVADFIGFKNFIDFDKRTDHEGKIELNKSGHSFVLDKDARMANHAGKTGAIRPDDLLIREKDDAGAVQENSLPGRVKVSTYLGRSYQYVVETPIGDFIVNKEMTESYSVGQEIILEVPRNQMVLVD
- a CDS encoding ABC transporter permease, translating into MQEKNRGLALFTLLVFLFLLGPLLIISVTSFEGGNILKFPPEEFSLRWYENIFKVDMFLVAFKTSILVSLAGNLLALLLGVPAAYALSRVDFKGKSVINAFFVSPILVPGIVLGFAFLRYIVGTYQLPIHAALFVGHTVIMLPFIIRVISSSLSNFDFSIEEAAESLGASKLGTFFTVVLPNIKSGILAAVMIAFLESFNNVDISVYMTGPGVSTFPIQMLTYVENYFDPTISAISVLLMFITAFFMFMVERLMGLSYFTKR